AATGATCGAGTCTAAGATCCCACTCATACTTTTACAAGAGGAGAGAATTAGAAATAGACAGCAGGCTATGACTTTGGGGAAAAAATCCGGATTTAGTCTCTTTGAATCCATCGTTCAGAACCAAATTGGAACAGTCGGAAATCAAACCAAGTCCATTTCATGGCGCTTGACTGCTCACACCGAAAACCGAGGATCGTATTAGTCGAAGTATATGTCTTTCGAAAAAAAACAGCCGATCCAATACCCCGTATCCGTGGCCCCAATGATGGACTGGACGGACAGACATTTTCGTTTTTTCTTAAGACTGATCACTAAACATTCCTTATTCTATACGGAAATGGTGACAACGGGTGCTATACTCAGAGGGGACAAACATAGATTCTTACGTTTCTCTCAGGAAGAATCTCCACTTTCCTTACAGCTAGGCGGGGACAATCCCTCTCGACTTGCAGAATGCGCAAAGATTGGAGAAGAATACGGATACTCGGAGATCAATCTGAATGTGGGCTGCCCGAGCGATAAGGTCCAAGAAGGAAATTTCGGAGCTTGCTTGATGAAGGACCCGAATAAAGTCGCTGATTGTATCTCTGAGATGGATTCTAAAACTTCTATCCCTGTCACAGTGAAATGTCGTATCGGTGTTCGAGGAAAAGAAACATTAGAAGATCTGCATACGTTCGTTAGATCTGTGAGCACGGCAGGTGCAAGACGGATCACAATACATGCAAGAATTGCAATATTAGAAGGCTTAAGTCCGGCTCAGAACAGGACTGTTCCTCCGTTACGTTATGAGGATGTATATTCTATTAAAAAAAGTTTTCCGGATCTGGTGATAGAATTGAATGGAGGAGTTAAGTCCATTTCAGATATACATTCTCACTTGGGCAAAGTGGACGGAGTAATGATCGGAAGAGCAGCTTACGAAAATCCTTTCTTATTCTCAGATGTGGATTCCGAGTTTTTTGGCGCACAACCTTTAAACCTGAGTCGAAGAGAGATCTTCGAGTCCATGCAGGAATATGTTTCTTCTCAAACTGCAGAAGGTGAAAAGCCGAGTCGAATTTTAAGGCACCTACTTGGTGCATTTCATGAGATCAGAGGCGCTCGCTCTTATCGTAGGATCCTTACGGAAAAAATGCATTCTGATCCAGGGCCTAGATTACTTTTAGAAGCATTAGGATCCATCCCTGACGAATATTTGCGGAGAAATTTTTGAACAAAATTCGAACCATAGATTGCGGATACGTAGAAGCAGGGCTTGCCTGCGCCTATCTGATCGTGGACGGGGACAAGGCAGTATTCGTAGAAAATAATACGAATAATGCCGTTCCGCTTCTATTAGAAGCATTGAAGGAAGAAGGGCTTACTCCCGAGTCCGTGGATTATATTATAATCACTCATGTTCACTTGGACCACGCTGGAGGAACAGGCAAACTAATTTCTTTTTGTCCAAATGCGACCGTTCTTGCTCATCCAAAAGCTGCGCCTCATATAATAGATCCAACTCGTCTCATCAAAAGTTCTATCCAGGTATATGGAGAAGAGAACTACTTTAAGTTGTATGGCGAAATTCTTCCTGTTCCGAGTGATCGGGTTCGCATAATGAATGACGGAGAAGAATTAAATTGGCAAAAAAGAACATTCAAATTT
This window of the Leptospira hartskeerlii genome carries:
- the dusA gene encoding tRNA dihydrouridine(20/20a) synthase DusA; this encodes MSFEKKQPIQYPVSVAPMMDWTDRHFRFFLRLITKHSLFYTEMVTTGAILRGDKHRFLRFSQEESPLSLQLGGDNPSRLAECAKIGEEYGYSEINLNVGCPSDKVQEGNFGACLMKDPNKVADCISEMDSKTSIPVTVKCRIGVRGKETLEDLHTFVRSVSTAGARRITIHARIAILEGLSPAQNRTVPPLRYEDVYSIKKSFPDLVIELNGGVKSISDIHSHLGKVDGVMIGRAAYENPFLFSDVDSEFFGAQPLNLSRREIFESMQEYVSSQTAEGEKPSRILRHLLGAFHEIRGARSYRRILTEKMHSDPGPRLLLEALGSIPDEYLRRNF